A section of the Leptospira kobayashii genome encodes:
- the thyX gene encoding FAD-dependent thymidylate synthase produces the protein MQQSDFEPISRISVPSLDAILGKPFPVLDDGFVRLVDYMGSDEAIVQAARTSYGKGTKKVSEDRGLIRYLMRHRHSTPFEMCEVKFHIRVPMDTWRQWIRHRMANVNEYSTRYSVAIDSAQTTDPGRWRVQSVGNRQGSDGYLDLDKGNHLTEKEKELQSLANSVYQERLDLGVAREQARKDLPLSTYTEAYWKIDLHNLLHFLALRMDDHAQLEIRLFAKTIGEEIVSKWVPNAWEAFLDYRVRSLSLTQYDKDIIAAINRSGKEEAKKLAIQFGLLDESGTTSKKSRERDELELKLSDLGFAIPW, from the coding sequence ATGCAACAATCTGACTTTGAGCCGATTTCACGGATTTCCGTACCTTCCCTAGACGCTATTTTGGGGAAACCCTTTCCTGTTTTAGATGATGGCTTTGTTAGACTTGTCGATTATATGGGATCTGACGAGGCGATTGTGCAAGCGGCACGCACTTCGTACGGAAAAGGAACAAAAAAAGTTAGCGAAGACCGCGGATTGATTCGCTATCTCATGAGACACAGACATAGCACTCCGTTCGAAATGTGCGAAGTGAAATTTCACATCCGGGTTCCTATGGATACATGGAGACAGTGGATTCGCCATAGAATGGCAAATGTCAACGAATACTCTACGCGTTACTCCGTAGCAATTGATTCCGCCCAAACCACTGATCCGGGCAGGTGGAGAGTCCAATCCGTAGGAAATAGACAAGGAAGTGACGGATATTTGGATTTGGATAAAGGAAACCACCTAACAGAGAAAGAAAAAGAACTTCAATCTTTGGCAAATTCTGTTTATCAGGAAAGATTGGATTTGGGAGTTGCTCGCGAGCAAGCCCGTAAAGATCTGCCACTTTCCACTTATACGGAAGCTTATTGGAAAATAGACCTACATAATTTATTGCATTTCCTCGCCCTTCGAATGGATGATCATGCTCAACTTGAAATCCGTCTTTTTGCCAAGACGATCGGAGAAGAAATCGTCAGCAAATGGGTACCTAATGCTTGGGAAGCATTTTTGGATTATCGCGTTCGTTCTCTTTCTTTAACACAATATGATAAAGATATAATAGCTGCCATCAATCGTTCGGGAAAGGAAGAAGCAAAAAAACTAGCCATCCAATTTGGGCTATTAGATGAATCCGGGACAACTTCCAAAAAGAGTAGGGAACGTGATGAATTGGAATTAAAATTATCGGATTTGGGCTTTGCCATTCCTTGGTAA
- a CDS encoding rhodanese-like domain-containing protein: MNKYIIVFILVAVVVLLFYKIRSSFATDSNKVKQKITEGALVVDVRTPQEFQITHFPGAVNIPVDQVEMRLTEFGARDRSIVVYCASGGRSASAKSVLESMGFKDVINAGGLSNMPKY; the protein is encoded by the coding sequence ATGAATAAATACATTATAGTTTTCATATTGGTGGCAGTGGTTGTTTTATTATTTTATAAAATCAGAAGTTCCTTTGCAACCGATTCGAATAAAGTCAAACAAAAGATAACCGAAGGAGCTCTCGTTGTAGATGTGCGCACTCCTCAGGAATTTCAAATCACTCATTTTCCCGGTGCAGTCAATATTCCCGTCGATCAGGTGGAAATGCGGCTGACCGAGTTTGGAGCTAGGGACAGATCGATAGTCGTTTATTGCGCGTCAGGTGGTCGAAGTGCCAGCGCCAAATCCGTTTTGGAATCCATGGGATTCAAAGATGTGATCAACGCCGGCGGACTATCGAATATGCCAAAATACTAA
- a CDS encoding alpha/beta fold hydrolase, protein MAIEETPYWDDRLIKNSARGSSKSLMVNPEKIYIFPVPKPTFQFIENIWQSFTNKMVSLIHFDDEPVFSFSIFEVIDNDQMKIVSTATHFKLKEIAERRRIPGFDEYIKKSRPIPLSDPRNESARFVQKAIIDFNKGLRPEIHIINLKEAEIHPEKKVLLSDTMNYAVGLTLFVNENPIGILWGITKDPLREDEIRPLMLQLYSLFDVIGFVTAKEMETGSDPYIAQKNIEKADTVSNSRNLFYTTTKDQKEPVTSIIFKSHQYNMEYRMDASFIIPTTEGYAVSLKSLIPEKLNSTGKNLLLIPGFFCRRSVLDKLAKELALKYGYRVFLMDMRGRSRQTMPKHGKKEGWTVDNYIQDDFPEVLRWIRWHYPSERTVVVGHSMGGMIPRFYASSYDIIKELKEEFNLPRPEEHLAGVVSITSPNYISLKSNFIGLDTIKKGFGLMPHQMISDMILSMASFSMQATIQTIDLKKFFKFLLNLHSSLRTFSYDLGTKVLTIKDFVGYKEITPPEWYFLMEDVFCEESVSVIMQFFQSQISNHRSFLSQDGKINYTENFIKNFNLPIYSVVGTVDQIVPEDSLADLVKLPSENKVITKYDQGHLGIIFHPETVRKMTEGINDWITKLP, encoded by the coding sequence ATGGCGATCGAAGAAACACCTTACTGGGATGACCGGTTAATAAAGAATTCAGCAAGAGGCTCAAGCAAAAGCCTAATGGTGAATCCGGAAAAGATTTACATCTTTCCTGTACCCAAACCTACCTTTCAATTTATCGAAAATATCTGGCAGTCTTTTACCAATAAAATGGTGTCCCTGATTCATTTTGACGATGAACCGGTTTTTAGCTTTTCCATCTTCGAAGTCATTGATAATGACCAGATGAAAATCGTTTCTACTGCTACTCACTTCAAACTAAAAGAGATCGCAGAGAGAAGAAGAATCCCCGGTTTCGACGAATACATTAAAAAATCCAGACCTATCCCGTTAAGCGATCCACGAAACGAGTCCGCACGTTTCGTCCAAAAAGCGATCATCGATTTTAATAAAGGACTTCGACCCGAAATCCATATCATAAATCTGAAAGAAGCAGAAATTCATCCTGAAAAGAAAGTACTTCTTTCCGATACAATGAACTATGCCGTAGGACTGACGTTATTCGTTAACGAAAATCCGATCGGGATTCTTTGGGGAATTACAAAAGATCCGCTGAGAGAGGATGAGATCCGTCCTCTTATGTTGCAACTTTATTCCCTCTTTGATGTAATCGGTTTTGTCACTGCAAAAGAAATGGAAACAGGCAGCGATCCTTACATTGCTCAGAAAAATATTGAAAAAGCGGATACTGTTTCCAATTCCAGAAACTTATTCTATACAACTACGAAAGATCAGAAAGAACCAGTTACTTCCATCATATTCAAATCCCATCAGTACAATATGGAATATAGAATGGATGCTTCCTTCATTATTCCAACTACCGAAGGTTATGCGGTTTCGTTAAAAAGCCTTATACCGGAAAAACTGAATAGTACTGGAAAAAATTTACTTCTCATTCCGGGATTCTTTTGCCGTCGTTCCGTACTTGATAAACTCGCCAAAGAACTGGCGTTAAAATATGGATACCGGGTTTTCCTTATGGATATGCGCGGCCGTTCCAGACAAACCATGCCCAAACACGGAAAAAAGGAAGGATGGACCGTAGACAATTACATCCAGGATGATTTTCCGGAAGTACTACGATGGATTCGTTGGCATTATCCGAGTGAAAGAACTGTTGTCGTAGGACATAGTATGGGGGGAATGATTCCTCGTTTTTATGCATCTTCTTACGATATCATCAAAGAGCTAAAGGAAGAATTCAACTTACCGCGTCCAGAAGAACATCTTGCCGGAGTCGTTTCCATCACATCGCCGAATTATATCAGTTTGAAATCGAATTTTATCGGATTGGATACGATCAAAAAGGGATTCGGTCTTATGCCTCACCAAATGATCAGCGACATGATATTGAGTATGGCTTCCTTTTCCATGCAGGCTACGATTCAAACTATAGATTTGAAAAAGTTTTTCAAATTCTTATTGAACCTGCATTCCAGCTTACGGACGTTTAGTTATGATTTGGGAACAAAGGTTCTTACAATCAAAGACTTCGTCGGTTACAAAGAAATCACTCCTCCGGAATGGTATTTTCTAATGGAGGATGTATTCTGCGAAGAATCCGTTTCCGTAATCATGCAATTTTTCCAAAGTCAAATTTCCAATCACCGAAGCTTTTTGTCTCAAGACGGTAAGATCAACTATACTGAAAATTTTATCAAAAATTTCAATCTACCTATTTACAGTGTGGTTGGTACTGTGGATCAGATTGTTCCCGAAGACTCTTTGGCAGATCTTGTCAAACTACCTTCGGAAAACAAAGTGATTACCAAATACGACCAAGGCCATCTCGGTATCATCTTTCATCCCGAAACTGTCAGAAAAATGACAGAGGGAATCAATGATTGGATTACGAAACTGCCTTAA
- a CDS encoding SRPBCC family protein has translation MNRTLKFSIALSLILLLLVGLFLGIGFFQNPKFEGTKSEAIGASKEEIWKYITDINDLPNRRKEVLKVEVLEKDDTTIPKLWKEHTDMGGYMTFERGETIPNKKIEIILADSSFKMRGSWTYEISEANGYSKLSITERSEINSPVVRGAYFLAGRDSTLKQELEMVRNHFQSGK, from the coding sequence ATGAATCGAACTTTAAAATTTTCCATTGCACTTTCTTTGATTTTGCTCTTGCTTGTAGGACTTTTTTTAGGGATTGGATTCTTTCAGAATCCGAAGTTCGAAGGAACTAAATCGGAAGCGATAGGCGCATCCAAAGAAGAAATTTGGAAATACATCACCGATATAAACGATCTTCCCAATCGTAGAAAAGAAGTTTTGAAAGTGGAGGTTCTCGAAAAAGACGATACTACCATTCCCAAGCTTTGGAAAGAACATACGGATATGGGCGGCTATATGACATTTGAAAGAGGAGAAACCATTCCCAACAAAAAGATAGAAATCATTTTGGCCGATTCCTCCTTTAAAATGAGAGGATCTTGGACATATGAAATCAGCGAGGCAAATGGTTATAGTAAATTATCCATTACGGAAAGATCGGAAATAAACAGTCCTGTTGTAAGAGGCGCTTACTTCCTGGCAGGAAGAGACAGCACGCTCAAACAGGAGTTGGAAATGGTGAGAAACCACTTCCAATCCGGAAAGTAA
- a CDS encoding nuclear transport factor 2 family protein yields MHPNEELIQKFYTAFQSKDGNTMATSYHTDAEFSDPVFKNLKGKEVGAMWLMLVERGQNLTVRFQNVKADDQKGSADWEADYSFSKTGRMVYNKIHAEFTFQDGKIKTHKDSFSLWKWAGMALGTPGIFLGWLPSLQNKIRKEAVTGLQMYMKRKKIS; encoded by the coding sequence ATGCACCCAAACGAAGAGTTAATTCAAAAATTTTATACTGCTTTCCAATCCAAAGACGGAAACACGATGGCAACATCCTATCACACGGATGCGGAATTTTCCGATCCTGTTTTTAAAAACCTAAAAGGAAAAGAAGTGGGAGCCATGTGGCTTATGCTCGTAGAGCGCGGTCAAAATCTTACAGTCCGCTTTCAAAATGTAAAAGCCGACGACCAGAAAGGATCAGCCGATTGGGAAGCCGACTACAGCTTTAGTAAAACAGGTAGAATGGTTTATAACAAAATCCATGCGGAGTTTACCTTTCAGGACGGAAAGATCAAAACTCATAAAGACAGTTTCAGTCTTTGGAAATGGGCAGGGATGGCATTGGGAACTCCGGGAATCTTTCTGGGCTGGCTCCCTTCCCTTCAAAACAAAATTCGTAAGGAAGCAGTCACAGGACTGCAAATGTACATGAAGAGAAAAAAAATCAGTTAG
- a CDS encoding FecR family protein: protein MRHLTIQTLLLLTFTFSIHAGEFAVAGYVKGKVSVLSADDTAKLWKTFKVNDVLKPGDTIQTGNGSKVDLVFKETEFRIQPNSSFTLKEWNPKQQISKGYLEKGAAWFKVKDFKKGFEVVSPTTTAGVRGTAFGVYYEEKDKKTLTCVCEGKVDVNGKVFSQGTSGTVTLGSDQIESNDYKDLIAKSEKKGFPGGATVQFEKKLKESPLLTSCLSCHKPTGWEAKGIIPDQKYSN from the coding sequence ATGCGCCACTTAACTATACAAACATTATTACTACTGACCTTCACCTTTTCGATTCATGCAGGCGAATTTGCCGTAGCGGGTTATGTAAAGGGAAAGGTCAGTGTCCTATCCGCCGATGACACTGCCAAGCTTTGGAAAACATTCAAAGTCAATGATGTTCTAAAACCCGGAGATACCATCCAAACGGGAAATGGTTCCAAAGTGGATCTCGTTTTCAAAGAAACTGAATTCAGGATTCAACCTAATTCCAGTTTTACTTTGAAAGAATGGAATCCCAAACAACAGATTTCCAAAGGTTATTTGGAAAAAGGTGCCGCTTGGTTTAAGGTAAAAGATTTCAAAAAAGGTTTTGAAGTTGTAAGTCCGACTACCACAGCGGGTGTTCGTGGAACTGCCTTCGGAGTCTATTACGAGGAAAAAGATAAAAAAACTCTTACTTGCGTTTGTGAAGGAAAAGTGGATGTAAACGGAAAAGTTTTTTCACAAGGAACAAGCGGTACTGTTACACTCGGATCCGATCAAATAGAATCCAATGATTACAAAGACTTGATTGCAAAATCGGAAAAAAAGGGATTTCCCGGTGGAGCAACTGTACAATTCGAAAAGAAATTGAAAGAGTCTCCTTTGTTGACGAGTTGTTTGTCTTGCCATAAACCTACCGGTTGGGAAGCTAAAGGAATCATCCCGGATCAAAAATACAGCAACTAG